A window of Planctomycetia bacterium genomic DNA:
CGCCGCACCTTGGGCACGTTGGCGAACAGCTCCTTCGCCTCGCTGATCGACATGGATAAGACGTCGGCGATGCTCTTTCCCTTGTAGCGCACTTCCAATGTCTCGCGCTGGTAGCGCGTTCCGCCGCAGGTTTCGCACGGCACCCATACGTCGGGCAGGAAGTGCATCTCGTGACACACCTGCCCAAGCCCCTCGCAGTCGTCGCAACGGCCGCCGGCGCGATTGAAGGAGAACCGATTGACCGTGTAACCGCGAACGCGACTGTCGGGCAGTCTGGCGAAGACCTCGCGCATCACGTCGAAGACGCCGCAGTAGGTCGCCGGGTTTGACAGCGGCGAATTGCCGATCGGCTGCTGATCGACGTTGATGACCTTGTCGACGAGGTCGAGCCCCTTGATTTCATCGTGCGCACCGGGCGACAATCGCGCGCGATGCAGCCTCGACGCAAGGGCCGGATAGAGAATTTCGCTGATCAGCGACGACTTGCCCGATCCGGAGACGCCGGTGACGCAGGTCAGCTTGCCGAGCGGAATGGCGATATCGACGCCCTTGAGATTGTTCTGTCGCGGGCCGACGACCGTAAGAAACTTCGTCTCCTCCGCTTTCTCTGGCTGGCCGACGGGCCCGGCCATTTTCCGCCGGGGCACGACGGACTCATCCGGGATGATCTCGACGCGATCGAATGCCGGGATGGTGACACCGCGCCGATTTGTCGGCACCGCAACCGCCGCACCTCCTGAAAGGTACTGGCCGGTCAGTGATTCCTTGACCCGTCCAACCGCCTTCGGAGTGCCCGATGCGACGACGTCTCCGCCGAGGGCGCCGGCGCCAGGGCCGAAGTCGATGAGGTGATCCGCCGCCTCGATCACCTCCCGATCGTGCTCGACCATCAGCAGCGTGTTGCCCAGATCGCGCAGCTTGCAAAGGGCGGCGATCAGTCGGGCATTGTCTCGCGGGTGCAGGCCGATGGTCGGCTCGTCGAGCACGTACAGGACACCGGTCAGACCGCTGCCGATCTGCGAGGCGAGTCGTATCCGCTGCGACTCTCCGCCGGAAAGCGTCGGGGCGCTGCGCGACAGCGACAGATAGTGCAGTCCGACGTCGAGGAGAAAGCGCAGTCGCGATCGGATCTCGTGCAAGAGCTCACCGGCGATCTTTGTCTGCCGCCGATCGAGCTTCATCGAATCGAAATACTTCGCCGCCTCGCCCAGCGGCATTTCGCAGACCTGCGTGATCGTCCTGCCGGCCAGCCGCGCCGCGGCCGACTCGGGATTGATGCGACCGCCGGCGCACGACTGACAGGGCACGTCGGTGACCAGGTCCTGCATCAGCGAGCGATAGTGCCACGACACGCGCGTCGCCTCGTCGATGGCCGGGAAGAAGCCTTTCCACTGGAAACGCAGCCCGCGCGAGTGCGGCGTCGGCTCCGCCTCGATCCATTGGTCGCCGAGCCCCCACAGCAGGGCGTGCTTTTGCTCTGCAGTCAGATCGGTGAGCGGCGTGGTCAGCTCGAACCCGATGGCCCGGGCGAGGGATGCGAGCATCGCCTTGAGAATCGGCCGCTTGCCGACCTGCTCCCAGCCGCTGATCGCGCCGGAGAGAATCGACGCCCCCGGCTTGACGATGATGCTGTCGGCGCTGGTGCCCCGCTGGATGCCAAGGCCTTCGCACTTCTGACACCACCCTAGTCGGGCATTGAAGCTGAAGTGATGCGGCGTGAGCGGCTCGTAACTGGTTCCGCACTTGTCGCAGGAGAGGTGCTGACTGAATCGCGCCGACGTCGCCTTCTCCCCCTCCTCAGCCGGCGCGACGATCATCACCCCCTGCCCCATCGCCAGACAATGCTCGATAGACTCGGCGATGCGCCCGCGCGCCGCCGATTGAATTGATACGCGATCGACAACCCACTCCACGTCATGCTTGCGCTTGGCGTCGATCTTCGGGATCGTCGCTAACTCAACAACGTGCCCGTCAATGCGTGCCCGGATGTATCCCTGCGACTTGCCGCGCTCCAGGACCTGTTGCCACGTCTCCCCCTGGCCCAGATCGATCGGCGCGCACAAGAGCCACCGGCTTCCGGCGGGCAGCGCCATCAACTTGTCGACGATCTCATCGCTGGTCTGCGTGCCGATCGGCAACCGGCATTTCGGGCAGTGCGGGGTCGCCACGCGCGCCCAAAGGACGCGCATGTAATCGTAGATTTCCGTCACCGTGCCGACCGTCGATCGCGGGCTCTTCGACGCCGCCTGTTGTTCGATGGCGATGGCCGGCTGGAGGCCGTAGATGTGATCGACCTTTGGCTTTTGTAGCTGGCCGAGGAACTGCCGCGCGTAGGCGGAGAGCGATTCGACGTAGCGCCGCTGTCCCTCGGTGTAGACGGTATCGATGGCGAAGCTCGTCTTGCCGCTGCCCGAGACGCCGCTGCACACCGTTATCGCGCCGCGCGGGATGTGCACCGTCACGTCGCGCAGGTTGTGCTCTTTCGCGCCGACGACGTTGATACCCGGCGTGGAAAATTGGGCGTTAATCGTAGCGCCCTTCCGATCGCGCTTGCGCGAAACCGAGCTCTCGACGTTTGAACTCGCCTGTCGCTTGCTCTTCCCGTTCGTCTTCCTGATGCCCAGCACATCTGCCAATGCCTGACCCGTGTAAGAATTCTCGCATCTCGCGACCTCCTCCGGCGTGCCTTCAACGACGATGAACCCCCCCGCCTCGCCGCCCTCGGGGCCCAGGTCGATCACCCAGTCCGCCGTCTTCACCACGTCCAGATTGTGTTCGACGACGAGCACGGTGTTGCCCGCATCGACGAAGCCGTGCAGCACGGCGAGCAGTCGACGGATGTCTTCGAAGTGCAGACCGGTCGTCGGTTCGTCGAGGATGTAAAGCGTTCGCCCGGTGGAGCGCTTCACCAGTTCGCGGGCCAGCTTGATGCGCTGCGCCTCGCCGCCGGACAGCGTCGTGCTGGACTGGCCGAGTTTGAGATAGTCGAGGCCGACTTCGTGCAGCGTGGCCAGCATGCCGCGAATCTTGGGGATGGCCTCGAAGTGAGCCAGCGCCTCCTGCACGTCCATGTTCAGCACGTCGGAGATCGTCCGGCCCTTGTAGAGAATCTGAAGCGTCTCACGGTTGAAGCGCTTGCCCTGACAGACCGGGCACGTCACCCAGATGTCGGCGAGAAAATCCATCTCGACGCGGTTGGAGCCGTTGCCCTCGCAGGCCTCGCATCGACCGCCGGACTTGTCGCCGGTCGGCACGTTGAAGGAGAATCGCCCGCGCGCGTAACCGCGCACCTTGCTGTCCGGCAGCTTCGCGAAGAGATCGCGTATCTCGTCGAAGACCTTGATGTAAGTCGCGGGGTTGCTGCGCGGGGTGCGGCCGATCGGGGATTGGTCGATGTCGATGATCTTGTCGAGATGCTCGTGGCCGGTGATCGCATCATGCGCGCCGGGATTTGCGCTCTCCGCCCCGTTGAGCAGCATGACGAGTTTCTCGCGGAGGATGTCGTTGACCAGCGAACTCTTCCCGCTGCCGGAAACGCCGGTCACGCAGACGAAGCGGCCGAGCGGGATGTCGACGGTGATGTTCTTGAGATTGTTATGCCGCGCGCCGCGCACGGCGAGCCAGGCATGCTCGGATCGCTGCGGTTCCATTGCTTGGTCGCGGGCACGACGTTTCATGGGCGAGCTTCGACTTCCGTTCCTTGTTTTGGCCGACGATAGACGTCGGTACTCAGGTACTTCAAACCTGAATCGATCATCAATGTCACGACATGCCCTTTGGGCCCGAGTTTGCGACCGACTTGGATCGCCGCCAGCACGTTGGCCCCGGACGATGTCCCGGCGAAGAGGCCCTCCTCGCGCGCAAGGCGGCGCGTCATCTCCTTCGCGTCGGAGGTCGAGACGGGAATGATCGAATCCACGAGGCCCGGCTCCCACAGGGGCGGCGTGTAGCCGATGCCCACGCCTTCGATCTTGTGCGGACCGGGCTGTCCGCCCGAGAGCACGGCGGACTCGGCCGGCTCGACGGCGACGAACCGAACGTCGGGCTTGTGACGCTTCAGCACCGTCGCCACGCCGCGAAGCTGCACGAACGACGTGTTACCGATTGCCTCCAGGATGTTGCTTCGCATGATCACTGAGCGCCCTTCGCCGCGCGCTTTTTGCGGCCGGTGGAACTCCGCACCACCGGTCGCCGCGCCTTCGGCACCTCGATCTCTCTCCTGCCGCTCAAGTATTGCCCGGTCAGCGACCGCTCGCTTTTCGCGATGTCGTCCATCGTCCCCTGCACGACCACCTCCCCGCCGCGCACACCGGGCCCCGGGCCGAAGTCCACGATCTCGTCGGCAGCGCGCATGGTCGCCTCGTCATGCTCGACGACGATGAGCGTATTGCCCATGTCGCGCAGGGTCAGCAGACTCTCCAGCAGCATCTCATTATCCCGCGGGTGCAATCCGATCGACGGCTCGTCCAGCACGTACAACACGCCGACGAGCCCCGCGCCGATCTGCCCGGCCAGGCGAATGCGCTGAAGCTCGCCGCCGGAAAGCGTCGGGGCCGTGCGATCCAGCGCGAGGTAGTGCAACCCCACCTTCATCAGAAACTCCAGCCGCGTGCGCAGCTCCTTGAGCACTTCCTCGGCCACGATGGCCTGCACCGGCGTGAGCTTCAGATTCGCCAGTGTCTCCCCCGCCGACGCGACGGACATCGCGCACAATTCGTGAATATTCGGGCCGCCATTCTTGCCCGCGGCAATCGGAATGCGCACCCCCATCGCCTGGCGATTGAGCCGCGACCCCCGGCACTCCGGGCACGGCCCGCGCCGCATGTATTTCTCGTAGTACTCGCGGACGAACGCCGCCTTCGCCTTGCGATACTTGTCGCGCAGTTCGGCGATGACGCCTTCGAAGGTGCCGCCGTGCATCCACAGACCGCCGGACCATCGCCACTCGTAGGTGATGTGTCGATCGCCGGTCCCATGGAGCAGGGCATCGCGGGCCTTCTTCGGCAGGTCCTTCCACGGTTTGCGAATGTCAAACCCGACCGCCCTGGCTACGCCGTCGTAAATATGACGCCGCCACTTGCCGACCTTCGTCCGCATCGGCGCGACACAAGGCGCGTAAAAATTCAGCTTGGGATCGGGCACCAGTAACTCGGGATCGAAGTCGATCAATTCCCCCAGCCCGTCGCATCGCAGGCACATGCCCGTCGGCGAATTAAAGGAGAAAAGCTGCGGCGTCGGCGGCTCGAACGAGATGTTGCACTGGGTGCAGGCGTACTTCGAGGAAAAGACCTTTTCGCCGGCCTCGGAACGCTTCCCGCCCGGCTTGCCTTCGACCTTTCCGGCATCCGGCGCGACGATGAGCGTCCCTGCCCCGACGCGAAGCGCGCTTTCCACCGCCTCGGCCAGTCGCGGCCGCACCTTCTCATCGAGCGTCAACCGATCGATCACCACTTCAATGTCGTGGCGGCGGTTCTTCTGAAGCGCCAAGTCCTCGCGCAGGGTGACGACCTCCCCATCCACCCGGGCCCGCACGTAGCCCGCCCGAAGCAGGTCATCGAACAAATCGCGGAACTCGCCCTTCTGCCCCCGGGCAACCGGAGCGAGCATCAAAACGCGCGACGACTCGCCCCCGAAGGCGGCAAGTATCCCCGCGGTGATCTGCTCGCGCGACTGCGCCGTGATCGGCCGGGCGCACTGCGTGCAATGCTGCGTGCCGATCCGCGCGAACAACACGCGCAGGAAATCGTAAATCGCCGTGATCGTCCCCACCGTCGATCGCGGGTTCCAGCCGGTCGTCTTCTGCTGAATGGCGATGGACGGCGAAAGCCCGGTGATCTGATCGCAGTCGGGCTTTTGCATCTGGCCCATGAATTGCCGGGCGTATGACGAAAGCGACTCAACATAGCGCCGCTGCCCCTCGGCGTAAAGCGTGTCGAAGGCCAGACTGCTCTTGCCGCTCCCCGAGACGCCGGTGAAGACGATCAGCTTCCCGCGCGGCAGGGTGAGCGAGACCGAGCGCAGGTTATGCTCCCGCGCATTTTTGATTTCAATCGTGGTGGGTTCCATCGGTGCGCCGCTAAGTCCCTCCGTGGCGCTATTGTAGGCGCGTCCGAACGAACGTCGAACCGCGTGTAGCCGAAACGGAAACGGGCCGCGCTCGCTAGGCCATGGCCTCGGCAAGCTCCGCCGCCGACTCGCTTTCGTCATCGTCGGGCAGCGGCGTCCGATTCGGCTTCGCGCGGCGCTGGCCCACGACATCAACGGCGCCGGGCCCGAGGATCGTCTCTATTTCCGACACGAAGGCATCATCCGGCTTCACGCACATGTCCACCCCGCAGCGCAGGACCGTCACCATCTGG
This region includes:
- the uvrA gene encoding excinuclease ABC subunit UvrA, yielding MEPTTIEIKNAREHNLRSVSLTLPRGKLIVFTGVSGSGKSSLAFDTLYAEGQRRYVESLSSYARQFMGQMQKPDCDQITGLSPSIAIQQKTTGWNPRSTVGTITAIYDFLRVLFARIGTQHCTQCARPITAQSREQITAGILAAFGGESSRVLMLAPVARGQKGEFRDLFDDLLRAGYVRARVDGEVVTLREDLALQKNRRHDIEVVIDRLTLDEKVRPRLAEAVESALRVGAGTLIVAPDAGKVEGKPGGKRSEAGEKVFSSKYACTQCNISFEPPTPQLFSFNSPTGMCLRCDGLGELIDFDPELLVPDPKLNFYAPCVAPMRTKVGKWRRHIYDGVARAVGFDIRKPWKDLPKKARDALLHGTGDRHITYEWRWSGGLWMHGGTFEGVIAELRDKYRKAKAAFVREYYEKYMRRGPCPECRGSRLNRQAMGVRIPIAAGKNGGPNIHELCAMSVASAGETLANLKLTPVQAIVAEEVLKELRTRLEFLMKVGLHYLALDRTAPTLSGGELQRIRLAGQIGAGLVGVLYVLDEPSIGLHPRDNEMLLESLLTLRDMGNTLIVVEHDEATMRAADEIVDFGPGPGVRGGEVVVQGTMDDIAKSERSLTGQYLSGRREIEVPKARRPVVRSSTGRKKRAAKGAQ
- a CDS encoding pyridoxal-phosphate dependent enzyme, with translation MRSNILEAIGNTSFVQLRGVATVLKRHKPDVRFVAVEPAESAVLSGGQPGPHKIEGVGIGYTPPLWEPGLVDSIIPVSTSDAKEMTRRLAREEGLFAGTSSGANVLAAIQVGRKLGPKGHVVTLMIDSGLKYLSTDVYRRPKQGTEVEARP
- a CDS encoding excinuclease ABC subunit A translates to MNVVGAKEHNLRDVTVHIPRGAITVCSGVSGSGKTSFAIDTVYTEGQRRYVESLSAYARQFLGQLQKPKVDHIYGLQPAIAIEQQAASKSPRSTVGTVTEIYDYMRVLWARVATPHCPKCRLPIGTQTSDEIVDKLMALPAGSRWLLCAPIDLGQGETWQQVLERGKSQGYIRARIDGHVVELATIPKIDAKRKHDVEWVVDRVSIQSAARGRIAESIEHCLAMGQGVMIVAPAEEGEKATSARFSQHLSCDKCGTSYEPLTPHHFSFNARLGWCQKCEGLGIQRGTSADSIIVKPGASILSGAISGWEQVGKRPILKAMLASLARAIGFELTTPLTDLTAEQKHALLWGLGDQWIEAEPTPHSRGLRFQWKGFFPAIDEATRVSWHYRSLMQDLVTDVPCQSCAGGRINPESAAARLAGRTITQVCEMPLGEAAKYFDSMKLDRRQTKIAGELLHEIRSRLRFLLDVGLHYLSLSRSAPTLSGGESQRIRLASQIGSGLTGVLYVLDEPTIGLHPRDNARLIAALCKLRDLGNTLLMVEHDREVIEAADHLIDFGPGAGALGGDVVASGTPKAVGRVKESLTGQYLSGGAAVAVPTNRRGVTIPAFDRVEIIPDESVVPRRKMAGPVGQPEKAEETKFLTVVGPRQNNLKGVDIAIPLGKLTCVTGVSGSGKSSLISEILYPALASRLHRARLSPGAHDEIKGLDLVDKVINVDQQPIGNSPLSNPATYCGVFDVMREVFARLPDSRVRGYTVNRFSFNRAGGRCDDCEGLGQVCHEMHFLPDVWVPCETCGGTRYQRETLEVRYKGKSIADVLSMSISEAKELFANVPKVRRLLQTLEDVGLGYLPLGQSAPTLSGGEAQRLKLGAELARPSTGKTVYILDEPTTGLHFDDLRKLLDVLHRFADMGNTVILVEHNLDVIKTADWVIDLGPEAGDEGGRIVAEGTPEDIAAVTASHTGRLLRKVLAAGPRSAREVFDPKKAAAKELNVEKAVKTDAGPAKMPWELDGEKWHIQQRLSREGKTVEWEGAALQFVVREIEKLGKGKLQPTDWNDRARVEIVGKSPRGVAQSSVQWFLHALTGGRWLLDLYFRIPEGCFQESALSKSLGLKPLDDREDVHAYGQASRVQFRPPREGMDQVRITVHDKKEIATPAFRAFLKKAVGSYLKHLADMATDKKAVAPWKVDGKAWHLSQQCVPLTQPKQWKPVELMAFIGRASKAVPRVKIDWSGKVFVELLTESGRRIGKIITHQGESIRVDVNVPRGKLTPTQVEHLGMRQQFARPGSSGAELSFWFRTNDQVHGEQLAKVLQTAATESES